The Miscanthus floridulus cultivar M001 chromosome 6, ASM1932011v1, whole genome shotgun sequence genomic interval TAGGTTTTCATAGGTCAACTATATCTagctttaactaaatttatatataaaataaatgcATAAACACCTAGAGCACCACGTATTAtaatagtgcatttatttgataTTGTATATTTTTTATATGTTTCATCAAAATTAGATAAGTTTGGCTTAGTAGAGAACTAAAATAATTCATAATTTGAAATGGATGTCCTTTTCTTATGGGTGGTGATGGGCCAACCGATTTCTTAGGTCCTGTTTGGCACAacttcaccaacaccttcattggccccgttcgcttcgctgaaaaaaagccgaaacactgtttcgcctgatttgttgtgagagaaaaatactgttccgactgaaaaaaataagctgaaaagtacggattataagactaGCGAACATGGCCattagccttttttttttttgccaaacaccTTTTTTTCAAAACAGTTTCATGGGTAAATTTTCTTTTTTCATGATCTCACAAAGGAATGAGGTGGGATAAAACTGAAAAAAGTAGCTTATTCTATATTCACTTGACGGTTCGGTTGGATAGGCGCTTGGTTCGATTATTCATCACCTGGAGCTGCTCTTTGCAGCGAGCACTGCTATAGATTCCCTTTGGCTTTGAAAATGGTTCAGTGGAAATGTTTCGGCAATGAATTGCAACATCTTTCGCGTCAGATCTGATAGCAAAATCTTCGTTCAAACAAACAGGAAGAGCAATATTGTAGGGGCGAAAGAACTGCTAATGGATAGATGCACAACCTTCGACGGCAACGGCATCCACAAGCAAAGGCGCAAAGCAATGTTCAGAACAGAAACAGTTAAAAGATGGTTTCAGCAGGCCAGCACGATAACTTTGGAAGCCAAATTCATTGCCCAGAATGCCTTACAGGTTTGACATTTACTGTACAACATAGATAAACACTGAATTGTACAGCAATCTCTACGACCCCGTACCATATACTGTATTACCAGTATACATCAATCTCTACGGCCCCGTACCACGTTACCAGACTACCAGTAGTCATTTCTGACTGCTGATTTCTACTATACCACTCATAGTCTATTATATGTTACAGAAGCGCGGCTGTGTGATGAGCTCAACACAGTTAAAGTAACAATATATACCAATTCCATTCATTGCATATTCATGAAGGACTCCCAACTTCAGGGCCATCACTTCGGCGCACAACCTGGACTTACAACTATGCAGAGAACAGAAGATCGTATCATCCAATCTATGACGATTGGGTAAGCGCAATCAGTGGTCAGAATACATGAACCGCCATGATCTGCAGCTTGGGGAGCCCTGTAAACTGCATTAAGCTGCCATCAAATGACACGACAGTATATGGTAACCTAGCTACGAATCATTTTGCTTCCTCTCCATTTGTATTGACCGGAAAATCCGTGCTGCTGACTCTGAAGCCGTCTGTGCGTTATGTGGAACAACCCTGATTACATGGTTCTGCTGGTCCTGGCCTCCAGATGACGGCTGAGGCTGGGCATTCGGAACTGAAGCAGTCTGTGCGTTACGCGGAACAACCCTGATTACATGGTTCTGCTGGTCCCGGCCTCCAGATGAGGGCTGAGGCTGGGCATTCGGAACCGAGGGAAAGAATGACACCGGGCCACTTCCGTCACCTTGAGCTTGAAGCCTATCGAAAGGGCTGCTGGCGCTGCTTGCTTGTGGCTCGCTgtcccttgatgcaagaaatctCCAAATGCCACTCGGGTGTGACATGTTACAAGAGATCAGCGACTGCTGTTCCATGTGCCCATGAGGCTGTGGCGCAGCAGCATGGCTCCCTTGCTCCACTGCAGATGCTGGTGCTCCTGGATTCATCACTGGCATACTGAAAGGTGGGAAGTAGTTCATATGCATGGCAGGAGCACCAGGAGGGACCATATGCTGTGGCTGGTGAGGCATAGGAACACCATATGGTGTAGAAGGCAGTCTTAACGGAGTACAGTTGGCGTAAAATGGTGTCAACAGATTTCCAACTGGGGGACAAGGGCCAGCATAAGGCTTATAGACAAGACCTTCAGAAGGCGACATAACTGGGACAAGCCACTGATTCTGTGGCGGATTCATGCACCAGTTATTCTGTTTGTTGTCAGGAGCAACAGAAATAGCTGGAGGGTTGCTTGTAAAGGTTTCGTTTGCTGCAGCTTCATCATGGTGGTTGTCGCCAAGTCCATCATCACGAGAATGGTGCGATGGGTTTCCTTCTGTGTTTTGTTTTGATAGCTCTGGTTTGTCTAGAGTTGGCTGGATATCATCTTTGTTTGTGATTGACAGGGTCTGAACTTTCAAATTTCCTTTAGGAAGCTTGTTCCTTTTTTCCATTAAGGCATTGCCAAGGACAGGATCACCTTCAATAAGCAGATGTGGAGATGCTGCAATTAGCTTCTGCACCTGCTTGGAAGCCAATTACAAGCTGGGTTATAATGGCATTGTGCACAAGAATGTATCACATAAGCTAACCTAGTTATGAATGGTAAAAGGAAGAAAGATCTATTTATTTCCTGAAGACTCACTTTTATCAGCTTATGCAGCTCGAACACTTGGACAGCAAAAACCCTCTGCTGACTGTAGATTTTAACAGAACAAAGTATCAAACATCAGAAAAGCTATTATGCAGCAATCCGGAAATCAAGAAAGCAATATTTGCAATATCAGTCTAACAAGTAACGTACTGTTCTTTTAGATGAAAATATGTGTTTATACTAGAAAAAAGCAAAAACTGAAGGCATAAGGATTCATATTATCTACAGCTTATTAAAAAGTACAACAGCATAGCTAGGTACTGGAAACCAAACTAAGAGACATATCATCTTCATGTTTTTTTTCTTCCATATGACAATCAACTGAAAACTAAAAGAAAATGAAATTAAGCAAAGTGAAACATATAAAATAGTAATTTTCTAAACAACGCAACAAATACTTGGTACAAAACTACAAAACAGCTACTCAAGCACCATATACTTACTTCTGAATAGCTCTTCTCGCCTTCCAGAAATGCTTTGGACCAACTGCACCAACAATTTCATCTGGAGAGAGCTCCCACCCAGGTATGCATTCCATTGAGGAGTCAGATAAATCATCATTTTGCTCTCCATTGTGATGTTCTCGTTTTCTCTTTGCACCACCTTCTTGTGGGCTTCTTTCCAGTAAATTAGAATTCCAGTTAGAGCTATCTACATCAGTACATGGTTTACAGGATGATGGATTTCTAGTTGCTGTAGGGTTCTTTGCTTCTGTGGATTTTCCATTCACACTTGTAGGTTGGCGACTGTTGTTGTCAGAACGATTTATATTACTCACCTTATTCCTCATTTGACATAGTTTAGCATATTTGTCTTTGAACTTTTCTGATGCCTGAATTGATGAATTCTTTTCTTTAACTTCCACACCTTGCACTGCTTCTTTCTCCTTAACCTTTGGAGAATTCATTAACCTCATATCAGCTTCATTGATTCTGTCCAAGTGCTTATTCACAGTACTATAGCACTTTGCAGATGATTTGGACATTGCAGAAGGACTTTTGTGTGGATTTGTAGCAGATTGGGGTTTTGATTTATTTGCATGTTCTTGAGTAGAATATTGATAAAATCTAGGAGAACAGATGGAAGGAACCATAAATCCATCATCATTGACCACTTTCTTCCCAGAAGACTTGATGGTGTTGCCCACTCTATGCTGTGAGGTGCACTCGGCAATTGATTTTGAAGCACAGACATCCTTGCTCTTGGTCTGTGAGGACATCCTCAGAGATTCTCTTCTTGTACTATTAGACTGGCCATTGATAGAGTTTCCTTTGAACTTTTCAGATGAACGAGCAGGTTCATTTGAAGGCACATTGAAGGGCTGGAACAGAGTCCTGTCATAACCATAAACCTGGATGGAGAAACTCTGTCAGTACTTTGTAAAATTTATTGAAAAAATTGTTAGAACTCTAAGTTCCTATCTCATTTGCCAAGGCCCATCCAGTTAGGATCCCTCCATGCAAACTGGTAGATAGTACTTTCAAAGCATCCAGCAACTTTCATTTAAAACTAGATTAGAGGTGAGAAATGGAGTACCTAAGGGTCAAAATCCCAATTCATTCTTTGCTCACCGCTTTACCCCGCAAAATGGGGGAGAATAGGGAGAGAATCATGAGTGCAGGCAGCCCcttgtttccttttcttttttgctATTATTTCTATGGGAATCTAACTATCAAGTACCTAGTCTTTCTACCTCCGTATTTGCAAGTAATTGACGTCTTGTCGGTGGTTGTACTCTGGagtgtggatatttttttctGTCCTCCAATTTTGTAGAAAATATGATAGACAAGCATATCATTACAGGATATATATTAAATATCATAACAAAAATGAACCTGCAAATAAATTTATGTCAGGCACTAGCTTTTCCTACTGATTGTTAATCATTTCCTATTTGTTTCTGAACCTTTCCATATGTACTACAAAGTAAACTCTCAGCAAAGAAACCCCCCATAATGTTTATTCCCAAACACATCACAAAATGGCTAGAATGGCAAGATGGTTGAAACAGAACTCAAGTGGATGAGAGCCTCAGCACAAGAGCTTCGCTGCAATCCACTAAATTAGGAGAGGCATAAGAATATACCTGTAAAATCAACCCCTAGGGAGATGGTATTCTGGACACACAGATCACTGTGGTTTTAAAGATAGGACATGTGTGCTTACAAAAAGGTACATAGGTACTTTCCAAGCAGCAAAGTTTGGAGCCTAAACTGTAACACAACTATAAGAGGGAGGATCAACATTTCAGCCTCAGATAGAAGATCACTGAGAAAGTCGTGCAGAGGATATTACCAGGTTGGATAACACCAGCAAAGCTAGGAAAGTTCAGTACAGCTACCTCTCGGATTCGGTTTCTCTCCCTAAATGCACAATTGAGTCACTCGTTATCTGAAGTGGTTTGGGTCACTCACTCCGTCACTGTATTTTCATTTGTTATGTTACCTCTGATGGTCACAGTACCATAGCTCCTAAAATCACACCATCTTACTGGTAACTATGCAAGTATGCAGCTGCACACAACTTGGCCAAATTTCCATGAGGACAACTGAGCAGTAAACAACATGGTGACAGGGGTGCACAGATCAAGTATCTACAGCTTGGACTTTTTCCATTGATTCAGCTTTCCTGTGGGTGATCCTCACATGTTTGTACTCTGGAATAGTTTTCCTGTCCTACAAACTCGCAGAACATGGGATAGTTGCTCATCTGTACAACACACACGCTGAGGATCCTAACAAATGAACCTGCAAATAAATGTGTCATGCGC includes:
- the LOC136456137 gene encoding ELF3-like protein 2, with amino-acid sequence MTRGGGKEELGKVMGPLFPRLHVSDAGKGGGPRAPPRNKMALYEQLTVPSNRFSSRASGASLVPSTSAAQVYGYDRTLFQPFNVPSNEPARSSEKFKGNSINGQSNSTRRESLRMSSQTKSKDVCASKSIAECTSQHRVGNTIKSSGKKVVNDDGFMVPSICSPRFYQYSTQEHANKSKPQSATNPHKSPSAMSKSSAKCYSTVNKHLDRINEADMRLMNSPKVKEKEAVQGVEVKEKNSSIQASEKFKDKYAKLCQMRNKVSNINRSDNNSRQPTSVNGKSTEAKNPTATRNPSSCKPCTDVDSSNWNSNLLERSPQEGGAKRKREHHNGEQNDDLSDSSMECIPGWELSPDEIVGAVGPKHFWKARRAIQNQQRVFAVQVFELHKLIKVQKLIAASPHLLIEGDPVLGNALMEKRNKLPKGNLKVQTLSITNKDDIQPTLDKPELSKQNTEGNPSHHSRDDGLGDNHHDEAAANETFTSNPPAISVAPDNKQNNWCMNPPQNQWLVPVMSPSEGLVYKPYAGPCPPVGNLLTPFYANCTPLRLPSTPYGVPMPHQPQHMVPPGAPAMHMNYFPPFSMPVMNPGAPASAVEQGSHAAAPQPHGHMEQQSLISCNMSHPSGIWRFLASRDSEPQASSASSPFDRLQAQGDGSGPVSFFPSVPNAQPQPSSGGRDQQNHVIRVVPRNAQTASVPNAQPQPSSGGQDQQNHVIRVVPHNAQTASESAARIFRSIQMERKQNDS